One uncultured Carboxylicivirga sp. genomic window, TAACAGCTATGGCTATTAATTATGCAGCAACGGGCAATGAAGATTGTAAGACGTTGATGGATTATATGGTTGATGAATTAAAAGCTTGTCAGGATGCCAATACATTGAACTATCCTTCGTGGGGAGTTGGTTATGCAGGAGGTGTTCCATCCAGCAGCAGTGTTTGGTCAACATTTAAAACGGGTAATTTCTCTGCTTATTATTCTGTGTGGGTACCCTGGTATAACCTCCATAAAACATATGCCGGATTAAGAGATGCATGGTTATATGGTAATAATATAAAGGCAAAAAGTGTATTTCTTGCTTTTTGTGATTGGGCAGTGGATATTACTTCGGGTTTGAGTGATGCCCAAATGGAGACAATACTGGACGTAGAACATGGCGGTATGAATGAGGTTTTAGCAGATGCTTACCAGATGACCAGTGATGTTAAATATCTCAATGCAGCAAAACGCTTCTCACACAAAGATTTATTGAATAGTATGGCAGCCGGTGTAGATAATTTAGATAACATGCATGCCAATACTCAAGTGCCTAAAGCAGTTGGTTTCCAAAGGATAGCTGAAGTTTCGAAAGAATCAAACTATGTAAATGCAGGTGAATTCTTCTGGCAGACTGTAACCGAAAACCGAAGCCTGGCTTTAGGCGGTAACAGTCGTAAAGAGTATTTTCCTCAGGCATCAGCTTGTGGCGATTATATAACTGATGTTGAAGGACCAGAGTCATGCAACACCAATAATATGCTAAAACTGACTGAGGATCTCTTTCGGGTAAATCCAGAAGCTAAGTATGCCGATTATTATGAGCGGGCCATGTATAATCATATCTTATCAACTATTCATCCAGAGCATGGAGGATATGTTTATTTTACACCAGCCCGACCTCGTCATTACCGTGTTTACTCAGCACCTAACCAGGCTATGTGGTGTTGTGTGGGAACCGGTATGGAGAATCATGGAAAATATGGAGAGTTTATTTATACACACAATGGTGATGAATTATTTGTGAACCTATTCATGGCTTCAGAATTAAAGTGGGATGCCAAAGGGTTAACGCTTCGACAGGAAACATCCTTTCCGGATGAAGAAAAAACAAGACTGTATTTTACTGCCGATGCAGCAACGGATATGGATCTTAAAATCAGATATCCCAAATGGGTAGCAGACGGAGAATTAAAAATTGTTGTTAATACCGATACAATAACTGTTGCAGGTCAACCTGAGTCCTATGTATCAATAAACAGAACGTGGAATAATAATGATTCGGTTCAAGTTATTCTTCCAATGAAAAACAGGGTTGAAGAACTACCTAATGTTTCATCCTACCTGGCTGTAATGCATGGTCCTATATTGCTGGGAGCTAAAACCGGAACCGAAGATTTAGCAGGTCTGGTTGCAGATGATAGTCGTTGGGGGCATATAGCAAACGGATCTTTGCAGCCTATAGATCAATCACCTGTTATGGTTAGTACAAGAGAAGAGTTACTTTCAAAGATTGTTCCGGTGGATGGTGAACCAATGAAATTTACAGCAAGTAATTTATTTCCTGATGAAGGCTATAAGGATTTGGTGCTGGAACCATTCTATAATATTCACGATTCAAGGTACATGATGTATTGGTTATCATTGAGTGAAGATCAGTATCAACATGTCTTAGACAGTCTTGCAGCAATTGAACAGGCAGCGCTGGAACTTCAGGCCAGAACAATTGATGAGGTGGCAACTGGAGAGCAACAACCCGAAGTGGATCATAATATGCAAGTGTTGAATTCATATACTGGTAATTATCAAAATGAATTTTGGAGAGATGCCAGAGACGGTGGCTATATAAGCTATAATCTATCAACCCAGGACAAATCCGATTTGTCATTGATGGTTAGATACTGGGGTAATGAGGGAGGAAGTCGTACTTTCAATATTTATGTTGATGGAGAATTGCTGGTTACAGAAAATGTAGTTGGTAAATGGAATGTCAATCAGTTTGTTAATGTTGAGTATCCTATTCCTAACACAATGACAGATGGCAAAGAATCGATAACTGTTAAATTCCAGGGTGTTAACTCAAGCAATATTGTAGGAGGTTTATTTTATATTCGATTATTAGAGCCTGCCACTTCAACAAATATTGATAGTGGCATAATTAAGGAGAAATACAAGGTGTATTGTCACAATCATAAAATTGTCATTACGGGTCTTGATCAACCATGTGAGATTAATGTTTTTGGAGTGAACGGACAGTTGCTGATAAAAAAGAAAACAGATTTATCTACACTGGAAATCCCATGTCATCAAAATGGTGTTAAGTTGATTCAGGTTATTGTCAACTCTGTTCCTTATGTGTATAAAGTAGTTGTAGAATAGTATTTTAAGATGAGGATATTGCGCAACAATATCCTCATCTTTATTTTATATTATTTTGTTCCATTAATTATAACCTCTGCTGCTTCCAATCCTTCACTTGTGGCGGTTACTTTTATTTCACCTTCGCCATCTGCTTTAACTATTCCTAAAAACAATCCGCTGAAAGCCTTTCGTTCAGGTAATGGGAAAGGAGTGAAACAGGTTGGATCTCCATTATCAGTTGCAACAACCTGACCTGATCCTTCCACTGTTAATTTAATAAGATGGTCTGCATTACGTACCGATAATCCGTTGGTATCGCAAACTTCAACAGTTATAAAAGCTAAATCCTTACCATCGGCTTTTATAATGCTTCTGTCTACAGTTGCTTTTAGCATGGCCGGTGCTTCGGTTGTTTTTACTGATTCTTCTGCCCATTTAACACCATCTTTAAAAGCTACAGCCTTCAGTTCACCGGGTTCATAAACAACATCATCCCAGCGCAAGCGGTATTTATATTCACCTTTTTTCTTTTTACCCAGTGATTTCCCGTTTAAAAATAATTCTACTTCATCACCTGATGTAAAGATATGAACAGGAGTTATTTGACCAACTCTGTCAGGCCAGTTCCAGTGAGGCAGAATATGCACCATTGGTAATTCGGGTCTCCATTGTGATTGATAAAGATAATAGCGGTCTTTTGGGAAACCAGCTAAATCGATGATTCCTGAATAAGAACTTCTTGCAGAATAGTATGGAGTTGGTTCGCCAATGTAATCCCAACCTGTCCATACAAATTCTCCTGCCACAAACGGATGACTGTCAATAGCTGCAAATACTTTATCAACGGTTGAACCAAAATCAACGGCATATAGTTCGTAGGCACTTACATAACCTGTTTTTTCTTCTCCACCTGCTCCTTCACGAACCGGAGAACTTACTTTATCAGCAACAGGAAACAGATATGTTCCTCTTGTACTCAAAGCAGATGCCGTTTCAGTACTCAGGATTACTTTACCCGGAAATTTCTCATGAAAATCATCGTATGAAGGAGGTGTTTGAATGCGTTCTGTTCCCTCAAAAATTGGATCCTGTCTGATACCTTCGCCCTGGTAATTTAAGCTGATCACATCCATTACTTCTGAGAAAGGCATATCTGACTTAGCCCAGTTCATCGATGCAGTAGTAGGACGGGTTGGATCCTCTTCTTTAATAATATCACGAAGCTCACGGCCAATTGCAGCACCTTCTTCATAGGTATATTGTTCTCCAACTTCATTACCATAGCTCCACATTATAATCGAAGGACAATTGCGGTCTCTTCTTATAAATGCTCTGGTGTCAGCTTCATGCCATTCCGGGAAAATAAGATGGAAATCGTGCGGTGTTTTTTTCAGTTCCCACGAATCGAATATTTCATTCATTACCAAGAAACCCATTTTGTCAGTCAGTTCCAATAACTCAGGAGCCGGTGGATTATGTGACATACGAATGGAATTACAACCCATTTCGCGGAGAATCTCCAGCTGTCGTTCAGCAGCACGTGTATTAAATGCTGCTCCTAGTGCACCCAGGTCATGATGGTTATTAACTCCTTTTATTTTTATAGTTTCACCATTCACCACCACTCCTTTACCAGGATTGAATTCCAGAGAACGAATGCCGAAGCGCGTTTCGTAACGGTCAATAATTTTTCCTTCTTTTTCAATAGATGTTATTGCTACAATTAAGTTAGGTATCTGTGTAGGTGGAGGACCCCAAAGTTGTGGATTATTGATTGTAACGGAGCTATTTAACAGTGCAGTTGAGTTTTGCGCTACGGTAATTGCCTTTTTCTCAGTTGTGGCAGAAGGGGTAGCTGCTTTGGTTCCGTTTTTATCAATAGCGTATAATGAAGTCTCAACCAGAATATTTACATCTTCCTCAGAATCATTGTCAATGCTCGTTTCAATTGCAACATTAGCTGATTCTTTAGTTACTTCAGATGTTGTTATAAAAGTACCCCAATGACCCACATGAACTGAATTGGTTTTTACCAGCCAAACATTTCTGTATAAACCTCCACCCGGATACCATCGGGCCGAATAATTGGGATTATCAATTCGAATTGCCAATTGATTTTGACCACCAATTATAAGGTGTGGTGTTAAATCAATTCGCCATGAATTATAACCGTAAGGCCACCCACCTGCCAGTTTTCCATTAATCCAAACCATGGCATACGACATGGCTCCGTCAATATCCAGAAAAATTGATTTGCCTGCATCAGTTGAAGGTATATCAAGTGATCGTCTATACCATGCAACACCGTGACTCGCCAAGCGTCCCATGCCGCCACCAACTTCTGCATCTTCTCCTTCGAGAAAAGGACCTTCGATTCCCCAGTCATGAGGAAGGGATACTTTTTGCCAATTATCATCATTAAAGTCAGCTTGAACAAAAGGGAAATCTTCCCCCGGATTACCTTCCGGACGAATATGTCGGTTGGCAGGCTCCTTGATAAAAGCATTTCCTGTAGGTAATATCCAGTCTTTTAAAACACTTTTCGTTGTTTTAACGTCAATCGCTTCTGTTGGCTTTGAATCTGCATCTTTACTATCGTTAACCTCTTCCACATCAGGCCGAACATCGTATATTAATGAATCGGCTTCGCTGGCAGAGTTGTATTTGAAAAATGACCATCCTTCATTAATTGGAATTTTTTCACGCAGATTTTTATCATTATCACTTTGAGTGGAGCATGAGACAAGGCTCCATCCACTTATTAAAGCAATAAAAAAGGGTATTTTTTTCGTTATTTTATATTTCATAAAACTTCATTTAGTATTTCTGATTGTTAGCTGATTGAATAAAGATACAAGTTAATCAAAGTATCGTAGTGATTAAATGTTATCAATTAGTACCTGAACTTTGAGTAACATTTAATCAGCAGTGCCCTCAATTGTTTTGATCGTTCCATCCGGATTATATTCCAGTTCAACTACTTTCAGACTTCGTAACCAGGTTTTGCCTTTTGATGGGACGCAATCATGATGAAACAAATACCACTTACCCTGGAATTCACAAATGGAGTGGTGTGTTGTCCAGCCAACAACAGGTGTTAAAATAACTCCCTGATAGGTAAACGGACCATATGGATTATCGCCGGTTGCATAGCAAAGTTTATGAGTATCGCCAGTTGAGTAGGAGAAATAGTATTTACCATCGTATTTGTGCATCCATGAGGCTTCAAAAAATCGACGATCATTATCACCAGCTTTTAGAGGTTCTTCATTCTCGTCGAGAATGATTAAATTTTTTGGTTCTTCGGCAAACTGTAGCATATCATCATCCAGTCTTACAACTTTCGGACATAAGGCATCTTCCTGATAGTCGGGAAAAGCAGCACATTCTATTGTTTTGTTATAACGATATCGCTGTAACTGACCACCCCATAATCCACCAAAATACATGTAATATTTACCTCTTTCTTCAAATACGCATGGATCAATGGAATAACTGCCGTTAATAGGTGCAGGTTGGGGAATAAAAGGGCCTTCTTAATCTTCTTTCCAATGCTTTTAAATTTACCCATGAAGGTGGTAATATCAAAATAAACATTTCAAAAGCAGAGCATAATCTGCCTAAAGTAAAGCAAAGAAATGTTTGCGGATCGCTGTTATTGATGATGGAGTTGGAATTAAAGAGAGCGAAAAAGAAAAGATCTTTGAACGGTTTTATCAGATTGAATCATCTGGTGCAAGGTATTCTTCCGGAACGGGCATTGGTCTTCATCTTTCACGCTCATTGGTTGAATTGCATAAGGGTGTTCTCTTTCTAGAGACTCGAAAACAAACACCAGGTAGTGAGTTTGTGATTTTGTTGCCAATGGGAAATGAACATTTGGCATTGGAAGATATGATTACTGAAAAAACATCTATTCCGGCACCAATAAATAAGGTATACAGGCCTGTAATTTCTGACCATTATGAAGAATCCAAGGAAACTAAACGAACCAAAAGTGATATTAAGATCATGGTGGTGGAAGATGAAACAGATGTAAGGCAATATTTAAGAGATGAGTTATCCGAGATATATGACGTTATAACTTGTGAAAATGGCAAAAAAGCTCATGAAATTTTACTGGAGGAAAAGCCTGATCTGATCATCAGTGATATCATGATGCCGGAGATGGATGGTATTACCTTTTGTAAAAAGGTGAAGAAAAATATGCTGACAAGTCACATACCTGTAATTCTTCTAACGGCACTTTCTAAAGAGGAGGATCGTTCAGAAGGAATTGAAACAGGAGCAGATATGTATATGGTAAAACCATTTAATAGTGATTTCCTGAAAAAGGTTATTCACAATATTCTGGAAAACAGAAAAAAGACCGTTCAGCAATTTAAGCAAAATCCGAATCACGAAATCGAAAATATAGAACTAAAGTCACACGACGAAGTGCTGATGCAAGAAGTGATGACTATAATTAAGGATAATATATCCAATGAAGAGTTAAATGTAGAAATGCTGGCTGATGGAATTGGTATAAGCAGGGTTCATATGCATCGCAAATTGAAAGAAATAACGAATCAGTCGGCACGTGATTTTATAAAAGGTATCAGAATGAAACAGGCAGCCTATTTGCTAACAACAAAAAAGATAAACGTAAGTGAAGTTGCCTATGCAATAGGATATTCGAACCTTTCTAATTTTTCAAGATCATTTAGAGACTTTTATGGAGTATCGCCTAAAGAGTATATTCAGAAGCAATACGATAAGCTCGACGAAAATAAACAATAAGAATAGGCTAGTGATATCAATTAAAAAAAACCTGTAAGTGTTGACTTACAGGTTTTTGCTTTAAATTGCTGTTTTACTCAGCGGAGAGAGAGGTAAGTGAACCTCTCTTCATATCTTGTTGTATATCAATATTATAAGTGCTTTAAAATTTTAACTAGCTACGTTTAAGTCACAAAAACCAACTACGCCATAAACCAGTCAAAACCTACAATATTTCAGGTTCAAATATACATCTTTTTGTTGGAATGGAAAGAGTGTGATTTTGTTAATAAAATAACATTAGGTATTAATATATATCAATATTTAACATTT contains:
- a CDS encoding family 43 glycosylhydrolase, which codes for MPQPAPINGSYSIDPCVFEERGKYYMYFGGLWGGQLQRYRYNKTIECAAFPDYQEDALCPKVVRLDDDMLQFAEEPKNLIILDENEEPLKAGDNDRRFFEASWMHKYDGKYYFSYSTGDTHKLCYATGDNPYGPFTYQGVILTPVVGWTTHHSICEFQGKWYLFHHDCVPSKGKTWLRSLKVVELEYNPDGTIKTIEGTAD
- a CDS encoding beta-L-arabinofuranosidase domain-containing protein, yielding MIKRNVCLTLFMLSFVVSLFAQTSYTNLITNPSFETGNGSGWTWTGTAGYAWIGPNTDGDQTKDGSYINGLWNSTIGDVECFQEISGLPEGNYQIKALVTVSNNRLTNQRLFATSEGTTKSMLYGAENHSAYSTANLSILTGNEEVTFGGFGESSAENGPFYELSVVKAITGGSVTIGIKVSGKGTSLGYDFSYTPKGDAGFFKFDHFTITEVSNVATLDYISLSAGFLDTSFDSNTTEYTATLPEGTISVNPSVKPTVDGVTIEGADEVDVSSGSGVSTITVTALDGTTQKTYTINYTVYVPVEGAQQDKLYTNEFPLGDVTLLDGPFKHASEVNLQTLLQYDVDRLLAPYRKEAGLVAKAESYSNWVGLDGHIGGHYLTAMAINYAATGNEDCKTLMDYMVDELKACQDANTLNYPSWGVGYAGGVPSSSSVWSTFKTGNFSAYYSVWVPWYNLHKTYAGLRDAWLYGNNIKAKSVFLAFCDWAVDITSGLSDAQMETILDVEHGGMNEVLADAYQMTSDVKYLNAAKRFSHKDLLNSMAAGVDNLDNMHANTQVPKAVGFQRIAEVSKESNYVNAGEFFWQTVTENRSLALGGNSRKEYFPQASACGDYITDVEGPESCNTNNMLKLTEDLFRVNPEAKYADYYERAMYNHILSTIHPEHGGYVYFTPARPRHYRVYSAPNQAMWCCVGTGMENHGKYGEFIYTHNGDELFVNLFMASELKWDAKGLTLRQETSFPDEEKTRLYFTADAATDMDLKIRYPKWVADGELKIVVNTDTITVAGQPESYVSINRTWNNNDSVQVILPMKNRVEELPNVSSYLAVMHGPILLGAKTGTEDLAGLVADDSRWGHIANGSLQPIDQSPVMVSTREELLSKIVPVDGEPMKFTASNLFPDEGYKDLVLEPFYNIHDSRYMMYWLSLSEDQYQHVLDSLAAIEQAALELQARTIDEVATGEQQPEVDHNMQVLNSYTGNYQNEFWRDARDGGYISYNLSTQDKSDLSLMVRYWGNEGGSRTFNIYVDGELLVTENVVGKWNVNQFVNVEYPIPNTMTDGKESITVKFQGVNSSNIVGGLFYIRLLEPATSTNIDSGIIKEKYKVYCHNHKIVITGLDQPCEINVFGVNGQLLIKKKTDLSTLEIPCHQNGVKLIQVIVNSVPYVYKVVVE
- a CDS encoding response regulator, which translates into the protein MRIAVIDDGVGIKESEKEKIFERFYQIESSGARYSSGTGIGLHLSRSLVELHKGVLFLETRKQTPGSEFVILLPMGNEHLALEDMITEKTSIPAPINKVYRPVISDHYEESKETKRTKSDIKIMVVEDETDVRQYLRDELSEIYDVITCENGKKAHEILLEEKPDLIISDIMMPEMDGITFCKKVKKNMLTSHIPVILLTALSKEEDRSEGIETGADMYMVKPFNSDFLKKVIHNILENRKKTVQQFKQNPNHEIENIELKSHDEVLMQEVMTIIKDNISNEELNVEMLADGIGISRVHMHRKLKEITNQSARDFIKGIRMKQAAYLLTTKKINVSEVAYAIGYSNLSNFSRSFRDFYGVSPKEYIQKQYDKLDENKQ
- the galB gene encoding beta-galactosidase GalB, whose protein sequence is MKYKITKKIPFFIALISGWSLVSCSTQSDNDKNLREKIPINEGWSFFKYNSASEADSLIYDVRPDVEEVNDSKDADSKPTEAIDVKTTKSVLKDWILPTGNAFIKEPANRHIRPEGNPGEDFPFVQADFNDDNWQKVSLPHDWGIEGPFLEGEDAEVGGGMGRLASHGVAWYRRSLDIPSTDAGKSIFLDIDGAMSYAMVWINGKLAGGWPYGYNSWRIDLTPHLIIGGQNQLAIRIDNPNYSARWYPGGGLYRNVWLVKTNSVHVGHWGTFITTSEVTKESANVAIETSIDNDSEEDVNILVETSLYAIDKNGTKAATPSATTEKKAITVAQNSTALLNSSVTINNPQLWGPPPTQIPNLIVAITSIEKEGKIIDRYETRFGIRSLEFNPGKGVVVNGETIKIKGVNNHHDLGALGAAFNTRAAERQLEILREMGCNSIRMSHNPPAPELLELTDKMGFLVMNEIFDSWELKKTPHDFHLIFPEWHEADTRAFIRRDRNCPSIIMWSYGNEVGEQYTYEEGAAIGRELRDIIKEEDPTRPTTASMNWAKSDMPFSEVMDVISLNYQGEGIRQDPIFEGTERIQTPPSYDDFHEKFPGKVILSTETASALSTRGTYLFPVADKVSSPVREGAGGEEKTGYVSAYELYAVDFGSTVDKVFAAIDSHPFVAGEFVWTGWDYIGEPTPYYSARSSYSGIIDLAGFPKDRYYLYQSQWRPELPMVHILPHWNWPDRVGQITPVHIFTSGDEVELFLNGKSLGKKKKGEYKYRLRWDDVVYEPGELKAVAFKDGVKWAEESVKTTEAPAMLKATVDRSIIKADGKDLAFITVEVCDTNGLSVRNADHLIKLTVEGSGQVVATDNGDPTCFTPFPLPERKAFSGLFLGIVKADGEGEIKVTATSEGLEAAEVIINGTK